Below is a window of Gossypium hirsutum isolate 1008001.06 chromosome A12, Gossypium_hirsutum_v2.1, whole genome shotgun sequence DNA.
TAGTGGATTTGAGGACAATATTGATCTTTTTCCTTTCAACCTTCTCCTCTTCTACCCTTGCTTTGAGTCTCATCTCATGAGTAAGCAAAGAACTAATAAGCTCATCTAGCGAAAGTGTTTCCAAATTCTTTGCTTCTTCTATGGCGATCACCTTAACTTCCCAATACTTTGGCAAGTTTCTTAGCATTTTTCTCACAAATTTTTCATTATTGTGATCCAATTTATGATTATTGTAAATctatcaaacattattaatattctCATCGGGCTTCATCTTGAAGGTTTCATAATTGAGAGTGAGAATTCCAACTTTAAACTTCTTACTTGGCTTGTACTCTCATAAGTGACTCTAGCTTGTCCCATATCTCCTTGTCATTGGAACAATATGACTCCCTATTGTGTTTATCGAGACCAAGTGTACAAAATAATGTATGCATGGCCTTGACATTTATTTGAGTACTCCTATCTTTCTCATTCCACTCTTTCTTGCTTTTTGGCACCAAAAATTCTTATTGTTGTTTTTAAGGGATAGAAGGACCATCCATAATGATATTCCAAGCCGCAAGATCATTGGCTTGAATGAAGAGCATTATAAACACCTTCCAATAAGAGTAGTTGGCTCAATTGAAGTATGGATGCTTTGACATAGATTGAGATTTTTCAATCAAAAATTGACTTGGAAGTGACGTAATTCTTTATAGAGTGTGTTGATGATTGTTTAATCTTCTTCAAGGATCTTCTCTTGATTGTTaaaccttttttaaaaattagctctgatactaattatTAGCTCGATCAATCAATGTAAATAACTAAGAGGGGGCGAGTCCTTTTAAAAAATTGTGGAAGCAAGACAAGAAAATTTGAAACaatgaacacaagaatttaaAGTGGCTCAACCTCAATTACCTATTCCATTACCTTAGCTTTCCATCACAAAggattttctcaaattcactaatttgattcAACCTTTGAAGACAAGGTTTAACGTTACAACTCCCTTAAAATTTCTACCTAAATCTTAATACTTAAACCCTTTCGAAAGAGTaaacaaataagcaaacaaagaaacaatcATTCAAAATTAAGATGTTTGCCAATTAAACACTCATACAATAAAAACGCTTGAGCTGGTAAAACACAAAGAATTGCTTACAAGTGCTTGtaggaaaaaaatgaagaaaagcaCAAAAGGttgatattgaattttttatgtaTCTTGAAGCTATTGATCTTTTTTAATCTTTGTTATTGTTGTAGAGGCTTTGGAAGTTGGTATTTATACCTCCTAATTGATTTTCAACCGTTAGGGTAAGTGGGAAACTGAATAGAGCGGTTGGATATGTAAGAACTAGTGCATTAATGTCTCTTGCAACAACATGTATCGTTACCTTTGAAGTGGTATCGATACTTTGGGCACTTAATGCCTAAATTTAATGACTGTTAAAGCCTATAGTATTGTACAATAGACAAAATATTGATACTTGCTatgaggtatcgataccttggtgagagtatcgatactcgggcaatttcttgtttaattttcaaaatatcgaACCTTAAAATGGTATTGATACCAGGGGAGGGTATCAATAAATTTTGCaaggtattgatacttttatgaaggtatcgatactttgtaTTTGTGCTCAATCTTTTTTGTAAAACAAAAGCTCAAATTGGCATCAATATCATACGTGGGTATCGATAACTTTTGCAAGGTATCAATACTTGGTTAGAGGTATCGACACTTCGAATTTTTGCTCAGTTTCTCTAAACTTCGAAGCTCAAATTGTTATCAATACCTTATAGAGGGCATCAATACTTTGACCCCTGAGAGCATTTTAACTTGTTCAAAAATGTTTGCAAATTGTTTATTGTTTTGAAGAACTTCCAAAATATTTTCTAAGTGTTTGAAagattagatttaaaattttatctcttagaaatattttgaaacaaatttttaCTTTGAAATCAAGTTTAATTTCAAAAACAAGTTTTATTCAAAAATGTtatatttgttatatcaaaacatttaccaTTTAAAGTTTAGTTTAACAATAAATATTgtctttatctttttatttttaaactttttagcatttaaaattatttttgaaaacctCTAAAGTTGAACCACATGTTAGAAGTCTTTTAAGGAGCTGTATAAATTGTGGCAATCCTTATACGATCCGATAACAGATCCAAATAAAAAAATGAcacattaaaaaatttcaaaacttttcataaCATTCAGACACTTAATTTACTACTTATTGGACtcaattttaacttttgaaactcaattttgtattttgtattaaaatttatacatatatccGTCATTCAAACTTTTAATAGtcttaagatttaattttaattattctcACTAATTCATCTTAAATTTGTATACACAACTTaaacaaatatttcaaattataacCAATCTAacttactaatttaaaatttctattatttaattttatacataactatttatcaaatatttcatggAATTAAGTATATAATTATTATGCCCAAATTTAAAACTAAATGTTTTCAGGATTGATAAGGCAAGTCCTATTCctcaaaatttatagtttttacaaaattatccctAAAATTCtagttttatagttttttatttagtccttgAAATCCAAATTTTcattgttctacaatttaatccttaaaagcatattttcttattttgtacAGTTTTGCAAAACAATCCATTttctaaaatttccaaattttataatttagttcgtACAACTAAAATTGTCAAATTTtccacaaattagtccctgatttTCTAAccattaaactttcatattctattTGCAGAATTGTAAATTCTCAAATCATATAAATTAGTCTTAACACTCATGTtttgaaatctttacaatttagcctcTATAGTTTCGAACTTTACTATTTTATGCTCAACtttctaaattttcatatattataatcatataatttagttactacataaactttccaaattttataatttggtcctttaatttttatcaaattaatcacttaataaatcattttttaacTTACTcattcaaataatattcaaaataaatatttaccacTTTCAACATAATAAACGCACAATTCCATCATTCATAataattaattccaatttaaaATATTCTTAGCAAAAACACCCACACTTTCTTACTTCCAATTATCCATTTAAATTCATTCACCATTCACTTGATAGACATAATATTTCCATCActttaaagataaaaaataattatgcacACTTAATTCTTGCAATTTCACAACaaattatacaattaaataaatatagcataataatttaaataatttacccATGTTTTCTCTCACTTCCATCTTCCTTTTCAAGCCTCTATAGTTGGTTTGATATGAAAAAACACTCTTGAATTAGACTTTGGTGTGAAATCTCactttaattttatgaaaatttcaaaaattttatattaaaaatgagaaaataaccaaattgaatcaaatgaattttttatttattttctaaagatgattttgaaagaaaaaacatGACAAAACCTATCCCAAAATTCTACCGGTGGACCTATTTATAATGATGGAGAATTGTATTCTTTTTTCTAGACTTTTTCTTAtttctctttccttcttttattgttatttttttattttatttttgctgcTTGCTTTTTTTCCATTTGCCCCATGTTATATGTAGAAAATTCtacatattttctttttctttcaatttaatcctttaattacCAACCAATCAAACTTCAACTGATTTCTTCCTTAACTTCCATAGATTTTCTCTCCTTTACAGCTCAACATTTAAATATTCTAATATCATTCTTATGTCTCCAAATATCtactaaaatttagaaaattgcaTTTAAGTCCTTCATCTATAAAATGAGATAAATGcattttaatccctatacttttcacCACTTTTCAATCTAGCCCATATCTCAATGTTCCAACTCTACTTATCAATTCATATCCATGTcacattcatgaaataaatatttcttaaattttctcctttttttaaaatggtaaatttacacttttagtTCATCTttcacaaattttcattttaatccttacTAAATTTCATTATTCATACTTTCTTTTACAATgtcaaatttgatttttattatcattatttaattaattaatttttttttattttaaaaaatttattatttatctttcgAAATACTATTATTAATGAAAGTTGAGATTTTTGTGGTGTCACAACTAATGTTGTTATTAatgctattattattttatttttaaactttttaacatttaaatttattttttaaaacctttAAGGCTCCGCCACATGTTAGTGGTCTTTTAAGCAGCTGAATCCTTTGGAATCCAACAAAGTTAGCTTTTTAAGGTTGTATTTTCATTATAGGTTTAAACCATAAATTTGTacttaaattatatcatttttgtatttaaatttgttttagtcACAAGTCCTTTGTAAATTACATATTTCCCAAATTGGTATCCTAGTTAGCTAAACCGTTaagtatattttaaaagaaaattaacttACAAATTGATATCTAAACTATGTATTTTTTTCCTATTTctgtacttaaatttttttttcaaattggtacCTCTACTCTTTTAATTGATCATTAGTTGAATCATTAAGTCTTAAAAAAAACCTATTAAAAATTGACATGTGGCAAGAAAAGACAAAAAAAGTATTTTTCGtttatgtattttctttttgtttatttcattctTCTGAACTAGATCGGTGGTCGAGCCACCAGTTCATGACTTGATTAGTTCATTCGGTccaatcaaataaattaataaaaattaataaaaaaaatttcaaataagagaaaaatatGTTCAATTGGTTTTTTTTAGCTTTGCTCAATCTACCTATATCAGTTTATGGGCTAAACAATTCAACTCTTATTTTCGAATCAATACCCCTAACCAATTCCAAGTTTAGTTTTGAAAACACTGATTTTGATTGATGAAATAACTTTTTCGATCCCATCAAGTAGCGCAAGAAAATGGTGATTGCCAGCGTCTTCACCTTTAGAGGAAAATTTCAAGCATTGCTAGTATTGTCAGTTAGAACAATGGTTCAATTCCAAAAATATTGATCTCAATATaaattattagtttattatatatattaagtaaatttttattataatgaaatattttcattatattttcattaaaattaaaatttgttattgttacttgttagtataaaaattataaaaaatttattatataaaatcaagtatgttaaataattttattataaaaatataacatattacaagttaattatgtttatttttagaataattaaatagatgaacttgatttttaaaagttttaaaaaaataaaataactaacaattgaactaaaaaaagaaaaagaaaagcaggtcactaaatgaaacaaaaaacaaaaagagataaATCATTTGATAATTTAGGTTCCCCACTTGGTTCAGGTTCCTGTTATAATTgcacttaatatatatatatatatatatttaatgattcaggtcaaaaattcatttttttttaatgtaaaaagaTAATGAGTCACTAAGTATGGagaaaagtttgaaaatgagaaaaaaaatctaacttattattttcttattaaaaaatgatataaatgaaataaaattacagttttatacaatttttactCATAAAGAAGTAATAGGTAAATACTgaattacatatttatataaaagaaaaacaacttTTGAGTTAACATTTGGTGATGTAGACAAGAAAGAGGTCCATTCCATTACCCTTCCCGGGAAAAACAGGGGTGGGAAGGTAACTTCTGTACCTTGGGCTTTGGCCCCAATACAAGTCGATTTTCTTTGACAATGCATTGTGTTACAAAGTCTCATTGGATTATTGATCTCCACTCATGTGATGAAACTGCAAGCAATTGCTTGTATGAATCAAAAGATTAGTCTTAGGTTCTTTTTATCTTATAATTTTTACTGATTCGAGACCGATGTGGTGGTTTAGACTCTAGAGTACCTTAAGCGCTGTGATTGTCGATTGTGCTCGTACATGTTAGAGATTCCATTTGCGGGAAAGGGACAGTCTAATCCTTAATTTCTAAAATTCTCTGTTGCACTTCAGTCAATAATGTTTGGACGCTCTTCATTATTGTCTCAGCTTTTCCTCATTTTGGTTACTTAAGTTGGAACATTTAGAGATCAATAAATCTCGCTTTCTTATTACCACTTTCTTACATGGTGATGGGGACCAATTCCACCAACATTAAATTTTCAGCTTCTTTTAACTATCACTCACAATATTGTTATACTACATGCTGTTGTTTTGTTAATtcctcattatttttattttgattgttatctattaaATAGTTAACGAAATTGATAATATGGTCATTTTCTAATTGATATGATAAAATATTTAGtctttaatatttacacattctatcaatttgattctcgagcacatataattaaatataaattatatattatgaaaaagtaaaatatataatattattttttatatatttatataaataacattatatgtgtttatatttaattataattatgagGCTCAAATATGCATTTAGTCCTCGAACTTGACACATTTTTCCAAGTTGGTACTTAAGAGTTTTTCTATTCCAAGTTGGtactcaaatttttattttttggtatttttttgtaaTGATGTTAAATATAAGACACATGGCACTTTTAGGTCGTGACATGAGACATTGATGATGCCACAATCTTTTTTTAAagcattcaaaaattttaaagaaaatatataaaaattatataatttattaaatataaaataaattataaattataaaaatatatgtatttaaaaaattagaaattaaaaattcaagttaaaaaatcgaaaatccaaaaaaattacactttctttaaaaaataaattgcaaacAAAATAGACTATTCTTAAATTTGATTAGGATGCAAAAGATGATGAtttgaaaattgttttttttttatgttagttttcatagaaaatttGGGCTATTCTATTGAGAATGTTATTAGCAAGATCAtgaataaagtttataaaaattacaaatttactgAGTTTGAGAGGTTCTGAGTTTTTGGGTTTATCACATATAAGTTTAACAAGATTTAAgtatatgtgtttaaatataattatacttatatttaattatgtGTTTGAGAATTAAATTGATAATGTATAATTATTgatgactaaatgtgttattatatcaattacaAAAAGATCACATCATCACCATCGTTAACCATTTAATGAAAAACGACCAAAATAGAAATGATCCAAAACATTagtaactaaattgaaaattttcataattaggtgaccaaaacaaaaaaaaaacatgctaATTGTTGGATGACTAATTctataatttacttaaaatttgaaCATAAGATTTCTTTATAAGAATGtaacttatttaaaaatatattgattgaattttaattcgATTGATGCTAACATAACAAAacactaaaatatatttatttttttatctaatgaTTGGAGAAAAAATTGCTCATAAATGAATACAAATTTCAAAAGCTAAACGTAACTATCCACCAAAATCACGTTCAGGCTTTTTGTTCtttgtaaaataaaatcaaaacaaaagttaactaatttttaaaaatattagttattatGGAACAGTATTTTAATGGTGACTTTCAAGTTACATTTTAAAATCGTGATGAAACCATAAATTCTATCAACCAACAAGACATGATTGCAACATTGACAATTAGCACCCCCCACTCAAACATAACTAAGGGCATGTTTGGATGGCCAACTTAATCTACAACAATGGCTCGTTTGGCTATTGTTACCTAAAATTGCTCCAATTAACGTTAGAAATGCCTAATTACTTTAGATTAGGATTAGACATTGGAGTCAAACCAGTCGACACCGTTTCTTCTTTTTGACCATTTTAGCAGACGCAATGCAGAATTTGACAGACAGTTGCATAagtaaattcacaaaaattacaaaTGTCGGTAACAAACCCAAAAAATCCACCATTACAGATCATagatgaaaaatatttttcttttttgtattgtacacacacaaaaaaaaatgaacatCCATCAAAATCTAAATTCAAATCTGATCATCTCACCACTATTTAATTCAACAAAATGGGAAGTATAAACAAAGAAAACGCCAtgcgatttaaaaaaaaaaatcgaaactaACCACCTAATCTAAGCATGCACAGGACCTGGAGCCACCAGTACCGGAGTGGGTTGATTGTAGGGTGGAGCAGCCAAGACTGCAGTTGAAGAAGGCGGTGGAGGAGGAAATTGTGGTGGGGTATTTGGGTTCGTGTTAGGAGGCTGTGGTGGAGGAGTAAGGTCGCCAGTTGGTGGGTTATTGGACGCAGGTGGGGGAGGCTGGTTAGAAGACCAAATGAAGGGAGGGGGAGGGGGAGGGGGAGGGGGAGGAGGGTTGggagaggaagaggaagaggaaggtGGTGTATTAGGAGTGGGGAAGACAATGGAAGAAGGGCAAGAGTCGCCGGAACAATTGTGAGACTTTTGGAGGGCGTGACGAAACAGGCCGAGTCCCAAGACGAGTCCCAAAACCACCAACACTGTCACTATGAAAATGAAGATCTTTGTTGCTTTCCCCACATAACATATCTTCATTTTTGGTACTAGAAGAAAAACAAACGGGACTGACTTTAAAAAACCTGCAAATCTGAGACGGTGTCTGTGTCTGTCTTTGGTTTGGTTTTTGTTTGGTCTTTTCACCATGGTAAATGTCAAATGACTATTTATTGACCTCTTGTGTCAGTGTGTGTGGCTTTTGACATTTCATTAAACTATTGAGTTACTTCCTGATGTTATCGGATTTCGATGGTCCAAGGACTTTTTGGGTTTTCCGGAATTGCTTGAATTGTTGTTTTAGGTTAGTAGAAGTTAGTCCATTGCAAGTGAATTAAAAGGTTGGTGACTTTTCCGGTGAAAACGAGGGTTTCAACTCTTTCACTTGAGATTAAGGCCCCGTTCGGCACTACTTGTGTGATGGGCTTTtggtaaaaaaatgatttttttgttaaaagtaaTAAAGAATAACTTTCATCTGTA
It encodes the following:
- the LOC121211428 gene encoding chitin-binding lectin 1; its protein translation is MKICYVGKATKIFIFIVTVLVVLGLVLGLGLFRHALQKSHNCSGDSCPSSIVFPTPNTPPSSSSSSPNPPPPPPPPPPPFIWSSNQPPPPASNNPPTGDLTPPPQPPNTNPNTPPQFPPPPPSSTAVLAAPPYNQPTPVLVAPGPVHA